The Chaetodon trifascialis isolate fChaTrf1 chromosome 11, fChaTrf1.hap1, whole genome shotgun sequence nucleotide sequence GCTCTCCGTGGCTGACCGACACGCTACGCAGTCCTGGTTCTCTTCTCTACGCCAGCTCGCTAATGCTTCTTTACCTGCCTTTCTATTCAAAAAAGCCCCTTGATGCCCCACAAAATGTCCTAACACCGTCCGAAGACTGAATCGCGTCGGTTCCCGTTTGTATTAAACTTCCAGTGTGCCGCTGAAAGCTTAGAAATATCTGAAAAACTGTTTGAAAACGCAGCAAAGATAAACAGTCACTGAAGGGTCGGCTTTCCCTTCTCGCTAGCTGCCAAGCTCGGTACTTTGTTGCACACGAAACTGCACAGAATCACCCGAGCCTGTCTCGGTTGAGCGCcatccacaggagaggaggagaagtaCAGCATTCCTGCTGCAGCGCATGAGCGATCAGGGGCGGTCATACAGCTCCCGCAGTTCCACATATGGCCACTtcaggctggctccaaaagtgaatcaatgcaccccccccccccccatcttaaAATGCACAACTTTacagcagacataaacatgtttataGCCTGGTAAGTaactgttttggtctctacagCTAATTTTCCTGTTCCTGGCAGCTGTATGGGGGTACATTTTTATGTAACTTCCTAATTTAAGTTACATTAAGGCTttaagttatgcataattatagGCATGGTtggtttgagtgacagctagctgctaggttacagcaaccaggcttcattcagcatgcctcagctccacctacACTCCACCTGAtggcccatttttggattagctgggagtttggCAGAGCCAGGCACTGCAAAGATGGACATTGCGAGAaccactgagcttcacagtgaaTCTTCAGTATCCTATGGGTGACTTCACAGAGACTACGTCCATGTTTCATACAGTCTGTGGATGAGGCAAACTAATTTCTGCATGTCATATCTGCTTCATATTTTGACAGATGGCATGCCATATCTGGTTAACTACACGATGCAACATTCATTCCACTTCTCTAACAGGGTTATGTATTGAAACTATTACATGGCATTATCAGAGTTTTAGTTTCCAGTAGAAAACACTCTCAAGTCAAATGTGAATATGTACAGCAACCGCAGTTTATTTGACTGAATGAATTTTGCCATTACAGACAACACAAAGCGAAGAGTAAATATAACATATCACTCAATGGACAGTTAGTGAAAGTTTCTCAAACAATCAATAAATGGTGTACAAAATGGAGAGTCTGAAATAGACATGGTCTGTCTACTTTTTAAAACATCACtgatatcatcatcatcatcatcatcatcatcatcatctactTAAATTCTGTCACTCCAGTAGACGGACATGACAATAGAATATTTTTACGTACAAATACAAAAAGGGGGGGAGGGTTtggtctctttctctctctttttttttaaataagctCTGAAGGCTGCGAAGGAGCAGAGTGGTAAGGCCGGTCTCAATCGTCTAGAAAGTCATCATCAAGGTTAACGTCTGTGGTGTCGATGTCATCCAGCTCCATGTTGTCCAGGTCTACTTCCAGCTCGTCCAGAATCTACATAAAAACACGCACAAAGGAGAATCACTTTCTACAAGATTACTTTTCTCTTAAATGTTCCAATTATTTCGTATGTCACTGTATATTTTTTCACGGAGAGAGCGAAAGACAGATGTCCAACCTTATCTTTTTGTGAGAACGCAGGGATTtggtcctcctcttcctcctcctcttcctcctcctctttgtccgCTGCTGTTGGAGCGGCAGGTTCAGGCAGTGAAGACattacagctgctgcagtgacaggaGCTGCAGCCACTGACTCCTCGCTATCCTGTGTCTGTCAGGAAAGGTgaatgacaaaatgtttgaatatGACTGAGCACtgattcctctttttttaaatccttttgtaaaatcatatttttgCAGATTACAGAAGGTGCAGAGGGTGAATAAAACTTGCTTGCAAACAGTATGTGATCAGTATTAAAGTAAGCTGAAGAAAAAACCTTGGAGACATGAGGGATGAAGGTTCCTTTGGGCTCGTATCCCTGAGCCTCCTCCAGAATATTCCTGTCTTCATTGAGCTGAAAAGTGATTGAGATGGTTGAGATACAACTACAGATACAGTGTCTGCACACAACACAGTTACCTTATGTGTCGAGTTACAAACTCACCGTGACAAGAGGATAATCTCTGGCAGGCCTTGTGGTGCCCAGGCAGGTCTCTCGGAGGTAATGCTCAGCTGCAAAGGCTTCTTTCAGCCCGGGGAACAGATTCTCATATTCTGTAGGGTCTGCTAGGGACTCAGCCGCCTACAATGAAAATCCAGTGTAACGTGTCATGGTCAAGAAGAAATAGCCACATACTCAAACTTTATTCAGATTTTACACAGATTCCTTGCCGTAGCAATAATCCCGTACTGACCTTCTGGTTGACCTTAGCCAGGTTCTCCCTCCACAATTTGACGACGCGGGACACCTGACTGGGCAGGTAGGTGCGAGCCAGGAAGGCAGCTTCAGGTAGTCGGTTTGTCCTAATCAGAAGCTCCAAACACTGATCCAGTCTGTGGAGAAAGACGGAGAACAGTCACACAGGTCGCCACATATTCCATTTGATCAATACACATCTATTGCCTGACTTGTCCACCAGTGTCACCACCTTTCAGTCTCACACATCTGGTACTCACTTTCCCTGCAGGAAGTAGGTCATGAAGGCCACATTGTTCTTGCCATCCCTCTCCGCCCCCTCAGCCAGCTTGCCCACCATAGTGGCGTTACCGGAGGCTGTGGCAAGGAGGAGCAGGCCACCATAATCCTGGGCGTGGTGCAGGCACTCCTGGGCCAGGCTGAACTGGCACTTACTGATAGCCAGCTCTGCTAGCTGCTTCCACTTCTGCTCCGACTGCAGGGGTTAGAATGACAAATATGAGTAACGAATAGTGAGCCTCTGGCAGTGTTTTAAGATGTGGAAAAGGCGTGATATGCTATACAGAGTGTGCTCTAACCTCTGCCTCCACAGCCAGCTGGTAGGCAATCTTCAACTCTCCCAGCTGCAAGGCCAGCTCAAACCTGTGCTCTGGGTCTGTGGACACGGCCAGCGCCTGCTGCTTGAAACCCTGaagaggcaaacacacaaaatccatCAGCATGCCACAAGCACAAAGTGTACATCCTTTctggatttaaaaacaaaccaaccaacAAAAACCTAACTATGACATCAATTAGAATATCATCAGCTATCACATCACAGTTGGTGCCACTGCACAACCTCATCATAGTCCAGTCTCTTATCAAGTTGGGTACCAAAACTACTgcatcttttctgttttttaagcTCAATTAACATTAAACTGACAGCCTGAATTAAAAGGGATATCAAGTCCTACTGTATTTGCTTACCTGTTTCTCCAGGAAATGTGCCACCCTGGTTCGCTGCTCTTTAGGAATTGTGGGCAGCACCTTGTCAGCCATGCCAAAGTCCCTCCTCATTACGGCAGTCTGGTACTCCAGGACGGAGACCAGCAGGGAGTAGCTGACAATGTTGAGCTCCTTGTCTCCCAGGTACAGACGGTCATCTTTTGGTATGTAACCTAGCAGGTACATGGTCCTGTAAGGAGAAAAGGGAGCAGGTGTACAAGATGCAGCTATCACATCATCTTTttgagctgagctgctggtttTCTAGACTTTGTAGGCAACTGTGGAGGGTTTATTGTTATAAGAATGAAGTTTCCAAGTTGCCAGTAAGATTTACATAGTGCCCACAGTCTTTAAATATACCATATACCCACTTAAATTCAAGCTAAACACTGTATTTGTACCTGTCCAGGTGAGCGATGGTGACGATCTCTCCTCCTACATAGTAGTTGAGTCTGTTCACAGAGCTGGTGTAGATGAAGCAGTCTCCTACCCAGAGGCCAGTCTTCACAATCTCCTGGATCTCTCCCTGGACCTGGACATAAaaaaacagggacagagaggTGATAGATGTAAGGTATGGTTTTAAAGTGAAGAAAACACCGCTCCAGGCTACATATAAAGCACTAAGTTGAAGCTATGCTAACAACAAAATTTGGAATAGCACTGGGTATAAATAAGATTAATTAgtacacacattaaaacaagtcAATATTTTCAGCACataaaagtaaaactaaataaatcagGGCTCCTAGTCAGAGATGTGAAtgcatacacatccacacacccACCTCAAAGGCATCTTCAATACCATCCTCAGTCACTCCTTCATTGTTCTCTTGAGAGGCAGCTACTTTATCTGCCATATAACGCAGAATAAAGAAGGACTCCTCTGTAGCGATGCAGACCAGTTCACCAGAGTCTGACCAGAAGATCTGGACAAGAGAAAATGACAGTGTTACTAAAATTACTGGACAACAGCCTGCGGCAGctatttaataaaatatttACATACAACATTGTTAAAGATCAAAATACAGCAGCACGAAACTGCCTTCGTAGCTActtacacaaaaaaaaaatcaaaatgtgtaGAACTAAATAATTGCCTCCCTCATCTCATTGCCAGAGACTACACTTATATTGTACTGAGACCAGGACCTAAAAAGGAAATGAACAGTGGGCCATCTTACATGTTTGGGCTGGATCTCGATGCGGCggatcagctctgtgttctccCAGTCATAAAATGCCAGGCCATTCACTGACCTCACCCCAAGCAAGAAACCTCCATAGATCCCTGCAGGGAAGAACGGCAACACATCCAGTGAAGAAGACAGTGGGACCCATCTGCTTCCAAAACCACAAGTCTACCACACAACAATGCCCACTTTACCTTCAGCTCCAAAGTCAGGCTTAaaagatttcttttctttgaaattTTTGAAGATTTTGACGATACTGTTGCTTTCTCTGATGGCATATctgttaagaaaaaaagagtgtATCAGTTAATTCTTAACTCTCTGCTACAGAGATATAGAGCAGGGACGTATCTCACCTATTTCACACATCATACTTACTCAGATGAGTCATGTGCCCAGACAAACTCCTGCGCTGAGCCAAAGCTCTTGTTCCTCAAGGCCATTGCGGTATAGATGATATACTCTCCATCTCCACACACCACAACAAACCTGGTGCACACAAAAACGCACAAAGGAGTGACAAAGATCTTAGTATAAATTCACCTCTTATCTGGCTACAAGATAAACATTTGTGACGTCAGATTGCCTGGGCTGAGTGTACAGTATGCATACCTTCCATTAGGGTTATGCTGGATGGTTTGGGGGTAAATTTCACAGCTGCCCATGTCTTTGACAGCCAATGgcagcctctctccatccttgatCTCAGCGTCACCCATGGCCTTCAGGTTGGCCTGctgtatttcactgtgttttgccCAGATGATCTTTCCGTTAGTGTCCATAGACATGGCCGGCTCCTCCCGACCCACCTACAGCAGGGGGCAGAATGAtaggaagagaaagaaatattttagattttagtttTGGGTATTTAGTTATATAATTCAGATTTTGCTTGTTTAAATAAACAATGGTGTAAATTTCAAATGGCAATTTTTGTTGGAGTTTCCTTAAAGTcataatacattttaaagaaCTGCTCTTTCTTCCACTCACCTTAATAATGATGCTGCCTTCGTCGTAGCCCAACGCCACATTGTTGGAGCCCCTGAGaccgcacacacaccacactctCTCCATGCCATAATTCAGAGTGCTCTCCAGGCGGTAAGTGCTGGAGTGCCAGATACGCACCGTACCTACAGAGGAAGGAGGTAACGTTGCATGAAGCAGTGATCAGTGATGCCATGAGATGAGGTCTTTGTGTATGCAGGTGAGGATGAGTGGGATTCCTGCTCACCGTCCTCTGatccagtgatgatgatgggcAGCTCTGGGTGAAAGCTGACGCAAGAGACATTCTGGGCGTGTCCCTCCAGGGTCTGAACACAGGTCTTATtctacagcacacacagaagacaGTTGATATGTTTATATTTAGACACAATGCAACGCTCACTGAAAGGATGCATACATTCTTTTTGATCTATCAACTTTTATAGTAAGCTATAATATTTGACTTTCTATAAAACATAACACACAAAAGACAATTTCTCAGTAGGAAATTAGCCTGTGCCCCGCTTAAGTGCTTGTTAGATCCATGATGACTGTTCCTTCCCCCCTGAAAGAAAAGTTTTCTAACCTGATAGTCCCAGATCTTGACTTGGCGGTCATCAGCCCCTGAGATAAGGTAGGGCTTGTCTCCTCCACTGTAGTAATCAATACAATTAACTCCTTTCTCATGACCCTCCAAAGTGAAATTGGGAGAGGAGGAGCCAAGCTGCCAAACCTGAAACAACCCAGAGGACATGACAGAGCATCACTGAATGTACTTTAATTATGTGTTAGGGAAGACTAAGCTCAATTAATAGTCATTAAAgaagctgcagtgctgcagtagGATCTGGGCATCCTGCAGCACTAAAAACCAATAACAACATAAAATTAGCAGCAGCAAAGGAGACAACAGCAAGCTGCGTCTACCTTAATCGTCCTATCCAGGGACGCACTGGCAAACTGGTTGTTGTCCTTGGGGTTGATGACAATCTGCATAACATAGTGTGTGTGACCCTCAAACACCTGGCTGCACGACCACTTCTTCTCCCAATCCCACAGTTTGATCAACATGTCATCTGCGCAGAAACAGAAAGCCATTCATGCAagtgtgcacacaaacatacacatatatatatatatatatatatataaacaggGCAGCAGTATAAAGACAAATGTAAGTTTCGTGGTGAATAAATTACAAGAGTCTAGTATGTTACAGATCAAAATAACATGAGTTTACTTGCGTACCACTGCTGGTGAGGATGTAGGGCTGTGTCGGATGGACAGCGATGCAACGGATGTAGTCAGAGTGAGCTTCGAACATGTGGACCCGCTCCAAGGTATTGTAGTTGAACACACGGATCTGCATGTCATCCTGCacagggagaaaaaaggagaaaacgcATTTAGGCTCATACTCTATACTACTAGTCTGTAGTTATAGATGACAAGTGTCATCAATGCAGACAGTTAGATGTCACTCACTGCTCCAGTGATGACCCAGTTCTTCCTTGCCACAAACTTAGACGCTCTTACAGGGAGGTCACATACTTCGAAGGTCTTGACGAGTGTCTGAAAGAAAGAACATTGTTGAATTGGCTATTGTTTGCTGCATCATCACTGCGGTTAAGTGTCTGTCAAATCAGTCTGTGATTGTAAATTAACAGACTCAAACATGGATTGTTAACCATCATTAGCCGTCTTTCTACTTTGTATGGGTGGGCTTTTGATTCGTACCTGTGTTTCGTGgttccacacacagacactgccGTTGTACAGACTGGCCAGCATCCATGGCTCAGTTGGGTGAAGGTCCACACTCTTCACTCGGTCAGACCTGGCTGTCAGCCTCCGCTTAATGTCCAGCCTCAGAGGCTGAAAGATAGAGGGTATCAGTGTCTTTTCCTATGTTGTTCAAACTTTCAAGATGAGTTGCTTTACAGAGTCATTTAACGATTTAATAAGAACTCTTTGGCGTCGATGTTGAAACCCGGAATCGTATGGCAGGTATTAAAGCCACAATAaccgttagcatgctaacatttctcCCAATACATTTCAGTGGTTCCAATAATCCTGTATTTATACGTCTTATAGTCATTTAATCGACAACTGACTCAAAATAACTGTAAGCACACACAAAGCGTCCAAATAGCAATACTTAGAAATGTTAGAAGCCCTTAGCTACAGCGCTAACGCAAGCTAGTTAGCCGCTAAGCTATTTACAAGGATGCATTATTGACACTGCTTAACCGTCCTTTTATAAAATGAATTGGATGACATGCGCGGAAAAGAAACATGTTGGTAACTACGTTAAATTTCTCTTACCATGTTTTATCCCTGCGTTGTCACAATAAGATCAGATAAATGTGTGGTGAACAACTGCAATCCGGGTCCAAATGTTGCGACTTCAGTTAACAGAGCACTGGGTACTGACGTGGAAGTTCCTGAAAGTCGATCTCGCGAGAGTTACACCTTGGAAGTGGTGACGTGACATGAAAGTCGGTCAGCTGCGACTGCGGCAGACGATGGGCTGCCACGGTGACAGGAAAAGAGAACCTGCTCAGTTTGTCGCCAGTGGTTCTGCCGTTATACCAAGACATTTACTCATTTGCTCTATTTCATATTCGTCACAGATTACAAACATCAGTTGGAGGCCAGTTACAACACATCACGAGagtgcatttttttgtgtttcatttcaattcaattcaattcaattcaattcaattcaattcaattcaattcaattcaattcaattcaattcaattcaattcaattcaatattcctttattagtcccacgaggggaaattccaacaTAACATATGTCAGCATCATTTGCTTATCATTTGCTAAAACCATCAAAAATTACTATGTAATTT carries:
- the copb2 gene encoding coatomer subunit beta' encodes the protein MPLRLDIKRRLTARSDRVKSVDLHPTEPWMLASLYNGSVCVWNHETQTLVKTFEVCDLPVRASKFVARKNWVITGADDMQIRVFNYNTLERVHMFEAHSDYIRCIAVHPTQPYILTSSDDMLIKLWDWEKKWSCSQVFEGHTHYVMQIVINPKDNNQFASASLDRTIKVWQLGSSSPNFTLEGHEKGVNCIDYYSGGDKPYLISGADDRQVKIWDYQNKTCVQTLEGHAQNVSCVSFHPELPIIITGSEDGTVRIWHSSTYRLESTLNYGMERVWCVCGLRGSNNVALGYDEGSIIIKVGREEPAMSMDTNGKIIWAKHSEIQQANLKAMGDAEIKDGERLPLAVKDMGSCEIYPQTIQHNPNGRFVVVCGDGEYIIYTAMALRNKSFGSAQEFVWAHDSSEYAIRESNSIVKIFKNFKEKKSFKPDFGAEGIYGGFLLGVRSVNGLAFYDWENTELIRRIEIQPKHIFWSDSGELVCIATEESFFILRYMADKVAASQENNEGVTEDGIEDAFEVQGEIQEIVKTGLWVGDCFIYTSSVNRLNYYVGGEIVTIAHLDRTMYLLGYIPKDDRLYLGDKELNIVSYSLLVSVLEYQTAVMRRDFGMADKVLPTIPKEQRTRVAHFLEKQGFKQQALAVSTDPEHRFELALQLGELKIAYQLAVEAESEQKWKQLAELAISKCQFSLAQECLHHAQDYGGLLLLATASGNATMVGKLAEGAERDGKNNVAFMTYFLQGKLDQCLELLIRTNRLPEAAFLARTYLPSQVSRVVKLWRENLAKVNQKAAESLADPTEYENLFPGLKEAFAAEHYLRETCLGTTRPARDYPLVTLNEDRNILEEAQGYEPKGTFIPHVSKTQDSEESVAAAPVTAAAVMSSLPEPAAPTAADKEEEEEEEEEEDQIPAFSQKDKILDELEVDLDNMELDDIDTTDVNLDDDFLDD